Proteins found in one Paenibacillus sp. FSL R10-2782 genomic segment:
- a CDS encoding 3-hydroxyacyl-ACP dehydratase FabZ family protein, whose amino-acid sequence MSEELIHIPDVLPHRYPFLLLDGVTGYETSQWAKGYKLVTWSEWFITEANPYMPSMLIVESLAQLAAFAAIDKKGISYLTNLNGVRFHSLAKPGDRIDLHFQVNKRRRGYILGSGRASVGDRLVAEAEEIVSLDQ is encoded by the coding sequence GTGAGCGAAGAGCTAATCCATATCCCGGATGTGCTTCCGCACAGGTACCCGTTTCTTCTGCTGGATGGCGTGACTGGGTACGAAACATCGCAATGGGCGAAGGGGTACAAGCTTGTCACCTGGAGTGAGTGGTTTATTACAGAGGCTAATCCATACATGCCTTCTATGTTGATCGTGGAGTCGCTTGCACAATTGGCGGCATTCGCTGCGATTGACAAAAAAGGTATTTCATATCTGACCAACCTTAATGGAGTTCGATTCCATAGCTTGGCGAAGCCAGGGGACCGAATTGATCTCCATTTTCAAGTCAACAAGCGTCGGCGGGGTTATATACTCGGAAGCGGTCGGGCTTCTGTAGGCGATCGTTTGGTGGCTGAGGCGGAGGAAATTGTTTCACTTGATCAATGA